AAGAATTAAAATTATTTTGAAAAATATCAGAAAAAAATCTCTAGCAAATAAGATAGACCCTAAAATTACCAATCGTATATGGAAAAATATGATTTGGTCCTATATTGATTACGAAAAAAGAAATTTTAAAAGAAAATAATTACTTACTATGCGGAGGAAGTTTTTTTTCAATAAAAACTTCATGTTTTCTAGTACTTGGGTTATATTTACGCGCTGAGAGTTTAACTTTAGCTTTTTCACCACCCGCTGGTTTTTTTACATAATAAAAAAATGGACTATCTGGTTTACTTTCGGGAACTAGTCTAACTTTTACGTGTGTTTTTTTTGCCATTATTTATAATCTTTTAAATTTTTAACAATTTTAGAAATTTTTAAAACTTTATTTTTAAAATTACTCGTTCTTATAGAATTATTTGAAATTTCGTCAAGGTTTAAAGTATCGTTAATATCTGGATTATCTAAGATTTTTTTTACTCCTTTAATAGTCATACCTTGGTCTTTAAGAAGAAATTTTATTTTTTTTAAAATATCGATAGTTTTTTGATCATAATATCTTCTATTAGAATTAAGTAATTTTGGTTTAACTTGTTTGAATTGTTTTTCCCAAAATCGAATAGTATGGGTTGAGAAAACTCCTTTTTTTTTTGAATTTAATCTTAAAATTTCAGCTACTTCACCTATTGTTTTATAAGCATTCTCAGATTTATCAGTCATTTCTATTAATGAATTCCTTAAATTGTTTTGAAGGTTTAAATAAAACCACATCTCTACTCGAAATAACTTTAGGTTCTTTAGTTTTGGGATTTCTGCCCACTCTAGATTTTTTTCTTCTTATTGAAAAAGTTCCAAATCCTGACAGTTTAAGTATTTTTTCTTCTTTTAAATTAAGAATAATTGTTGAAAAAAAATCATTAATAAGGTTTTCAGATACTTGCTTTGAAAAGCCTAGCTGCATATAAATTTGATTTATTAAGTCTTTTTTAGTTAAATTTATTCTCATTCTTTAAATGTTATGCTTTATTTTTTCTATCAAATTACCTTTAACAATCTTATTACAAACATCTAAAGAATTTGAAAACCCAATAAAATCAGTGCCACCATGACTTTTCACAACTGGGGAGTCTAAACCTAAAAAAATTGCGCCATTATATAGTCTAGGATCTAGTCGGTTTTTAAATTTTTTCAAATTATAAAAATTTAATACTGAAGAAATTTTTCCTATAAATGAACCAGTCATTGCTTTTTTTAATTCTTTAACAATAAAGTTTGCAGTTCCCTCTGCTGTTTTTAAAGCTATGTTCCCAGTAAATCCATCTGAAATAATTACGTTTATTTCACCATCCATAATTTGATTACCTTCAATATATCCTGCAAAATCATAATTTTCTGATTTTTTATTACTCAATATCTTAAATGTTTCTTTAATAGTTTCATTTCCTTTAAGTTCTTCAGAACCTATATTTAATAAACCTATATTTGGCTTTTTGTCTGGATATAAAGATGTGTAAAGAGATGCACCCATAATTGAAAAATCAAACAAATTTTTTGAGCTACACTCTATATTAGCACCTAAATCTAGTACGACACTCATTCCATTTTTATTGGGCCATAATGCTGATAATGCAGGCTTATCAATATCTTGGATCATCTTGAGATTTAATTTTGCAATTACTAGTAAAGCTCCAGTATTGCCTGCAGAAATAACTATATCTGCCTCTTTATTTTTGACACTTTCAATTGCAAGCCACATACTTGTGTCTTTACCCTTTTTTGCTGCTTCCAAAGGACTATCTGTACTTAAAACAAGATTTTCTGTATGAATTATCTCATAATGTTGACTTTCAATTTCATCTTTAAGCAATGAAATAATCTTATTTTTATCCCCAAAAATTTTAAAAAAATTTCCTTTATTCTTTTTATGATTATGAATTATACCATCGATAACCTTTTTGGGTGAATTATCTCCACCCATTGCATCCACTGCAATTTTAATCAAATCAGCCATTACTTAATATTAAATTATTTAATCTTTAGGGTCTATAACTTGACGGCCTTTATACATACCAGTTTTTAAATCTAAATGATGAGATAATCTGTATTCACCTGATTTTTTATCTTCAACTACATTTTTAGCTAAAAATTTCATATTCTTAGCTCTTCTCATTCCAGTCCTTGAAGGAGTTTGTTTACGTTTTGGAACTGCCATAATTATGGGTTAATTACACTTTTTAAATAAGAATTCAAAGTATTTTTTGATAAATTTGAATAGTAATTGTTGAAATAATCAACTAATTCCTCAATATTCTTAAAATTTTCCAGAAATTTAGATATGATTTCTCTCTTTTTTATATCCTCTAAAGTATCCCAGAAATGAATGTCAGAAACAATAGCATGAAAAACATTGATATAATCTTTCATTTTTTTGTTAATAGATTGATCACCATATCCAATTTCTCTTATACTTAGTTCTAGTTGTCTAAAATTAAAATCATAGATTTCTTGCAATTTTTTTTCATTTTCTTCAGATTTAAATACTTTTAAAAAAAAGGCAAAATGTAATAAAAAAACTAATAACCTATCATTAAAACTATCTTGTTTATCAAGACTTTTATATAGTGTTTTATTTGTAGTTAATTTAATTAATTTGTTATAAAAATATATATAATTCATTCCATGAAAATTATTTTAATTATTTTAACAATTTTCTTAAGTAGTTGTAAATTAAATAAAGTTGTCAAACATCATGGTATTCATAATTTAGAAGGTAAAAGTAAAGAATTATTAATTAATGAAACTAATATAAATCAAATAAAAAGTTTATTAGGTCCACCATCATCCACAAGTTATTTTAATGAAGATATTTTGATATATTTAGAAAGAAAAACATCTAATTCAAAATTATTAAAACTTGGAAAAAAAAAATTAATTGCAAATAATGTTTTGTTATTAGAAGTGGACAATAGAGGGATGTTAATTAACAAGGAGTTTTTAAACCAAGATGATCTAAATAAACTTAAATTTACTAACAAAACAACGAAAACAATTGCTGATCAAGAGTCTTTTGTGTCTAGAGCATTGTCTGGTGTAATGACTAAAATAGATGATCCACTTGGTAAAAAAAGAGGAACATTAGGTCGCTAACCTAACCAGCAATTACAGCTAACAATAACAATGCAACAATATTTGTTATCTTAATCATTGGGTTAACAGCTGGTCCTGCAGTATCTTTATATGGATCTCCAACCGTGTCACCAGTTACAGCAGCTTTATGAGCCTCTGAGCCTTTACCACCATGATTACCATCTTCGATATATTTTTTTGCATTATCCCATGCGCCACCACCAGCAGTCATTGAAACTGCAACAAAAAGTCCAGTTATAATAACACCTAGTAACATTGCACCAACTGACGCTAGAGCAGCAACTTGTCCACCAATTGAAAGAATTATAAAGTAAAGTACCACCGGTGAAAGAACTGGTAATAGTGATGGTATAATCATCTCTTTTATTGCAGCAACTGTTAATAAATCTACTAATTTGGCATAATCAGGTTTTTGTTTTCTTTTCATTATACCTGGATATTTCTTAAACTGTCTCCTAACTTCAACAACTACAGCACCACCTGCTCTACCTACAGCTTGCATTCCCATTGATCCAAATAAATATGGCAACATACCACCAATTAATAAGCCAACTACAACGTAGGGATTTGATAAATCAAAAGTTACCACAATTCCTTCTAATGCAGATCCTGCTTCTTTTGAGAAGTGTTTTATATCTTCTGTATAAGCAGCAAATAAAACTAAAGCACCTAAACCTGCAGAACCAATTGCATAGCCTTTAGTTACAGCTTTTGTAGTGTTTCCAACAGCATCTAATGCGTCAGTAGTTTTTCTTACTTTTTTATCAAGATTAGACATTTCGGCAATACCACCTGCATTATCTGTTACTGGTCCATACGCATCTAGTGCAACAACCATTCCAGCTAATGCCAACATTGTTGTGACAGCAATAGCAATTCCAAAAAGTCCAGCAATAGAATTGGTAATTAAAATACCTGCAACAATAATTATTGCAGGAATTGCAGTTGCTTCCATTGATACTGCTAATCCTTGAATTACATTAGTTCCATGCCCTGTTGTGGATGATAAAGCAACCGATTTAACCGGTCTATAACTTGTTCCAGTATAATATTCAGTAATCCATATTAATAAACCTGTAATTACAAGACCAATCACTCCACAATAATATAAATCCTTACCATTAAAGGTTTTGTCATTTACAGTATATTCATTAGAAAAACCTATTACATGGTCAGTAACTGGCCAAAGAATTAATAGTGAAGCTACCGCAGATACTATAAAACCTTTATATAAAGCATTCATTACATTGTTATTTTTTCCAAGTTTTACAAAGAAAGTTCCAATAATTGATGTAATTAAACATGCGGCACCAATTGTTAAAGGATAAACCATCATATTTAGATCACCAATGAAAAAAATAGATGAAAGAACCATTGTTGCAACAATAGTAACTGCATAAGTTTCAAATAAATCCGCAGCCATACCAGCGCAATCACCAACATTATCACCAACATTATCTGCAATAACAGCAG
The DNA window shown above is from Candidatus Pelagibacter sp. RS39 and carries:
- a CDS encoding integration host factor subunit alpha translates to MRINLTKKDLINQIYMQLGFSKQVSENLINDFFSTIILNLKEEKILKLSGFGTFSIRRKKSRVGRNPKTKEPKVISSRDVVLFKPSKQFKEFINRND
- a CDS encoding ubiquinol-cytochrome C chaperone family protein, with protein sequence MNYIYFYNKLIKLTTNKTLYKSLDKQDSFNDRLLVFLLHFAFFLKVFKSEENEKKLQEIYDFNFRQLELSIREIGYGDQSINKKMKDYINVFHAIVSDIHFWDTLEDIKKREIISKFLENFKNIEELVDYFNNYYSNLSKNTLNSYLKSVINP
- the rpmF gene encoding 50S ribosomal protein L32: MAVPKRKQTPSRTGMRRAKNMKFLAKNVVEDKKSGEYRLSHHLDLKTGMYKGRQVIDPKD
- the plsX gene encoding phosphate acyltransferase PlsX, which codes for MADLIKIAVDAMGGDNSPKKVIDGIIHNHKKNKGNFFKIFGDKNKIISLLKDEIESQHYEIIHTENLVLSTDSPLEAAKKGKDTSMWLAIESVKNKEADIVISAGNTGALLVIAKLNLKMIQDIDKPALSALWPNKNGMSVVLDLGANIECSSKNLFDFSIMGASLYTSLYPDKKPNIGLLNIGSEELKGNETIKETFKILSNKKSENYDFAGYIEGNQIMDGEINVIISDGFTGNIALKTAEGTANFIVKELKKAMTGSFIGKISSVLNFYNLKKFKNRLDPRLYNGAIFLGLDSPVVKSHGGTDFIGFSNSLDVCNKIVKGNLIEKIKHNI
- a CDS encoding sodium-translocating pyrophosphatase: MNSTAETILLYTIVAGLLSIVYGFLTGKNILNSSAGNSKMQDIASAIQIGAKAYLARQYKTIAIVGVVVLVIVSIAFSPLVGLGYLIGAALSGIAGYVGMLVSVEANVRTAEASRKGLAEGLSVAFKSGAVTGMLVAGLALLAIAVYYFLLLKFEVDEREIVNALVALGFGASLISIFARLGGGIFTKGADVGADLVGKVEAGIPEDDPRNPAVIADNVGDNVGDCAGMAADLFETYAVTIVATMVLSSIFFIGDLNMMVYPLTIGAACLITSIIGTFFVKLGKNNNVMNALYKGFIVSAVASLLILWPVTDHVIGFSNEYTVNDKTFNGKDLYYCGVIGLVITGLLIWITEYYTGTSYRPVKSVALSSTTGHGTNVIQGLAVSMEATAIPAIIIVAGILITNSIAGLFGIAIAVTTMLALAGMVVALDAYGPVTDNAGGIAEMSNLDKKVRKTTDALDAVGNTTKAVTKGYAIGSAGLGALVLFAAYTEDIKHFSKEAGSALEGIVVTFDLSNPYVVVGLLIGGMLPYLFGSMGMQAVGRAGGAVVVEVRRQFKKYPGIMKRKQKPDYAKLVDLLTVAAIKEMIIPSLLPVLSPVVLYFIILSIGGQVAALASVGAMLLGVIITGLFVAVSMTAGGGAWDNAKKYIEDGNHGGKGSEAHKAAVTGDTVGDPYKDTAGPAVNPMIKITNIVALLLLAVIAG
- a CDS encoding 50S ribosomal protein L33; protein product: MAKKTHVKVRLVPESKPDSPFFYYVKKPAGGEKAKVKLSARKYNPSTRKHEVFIEKKLPPHSK
- a CDS encoding MerR family transcriptional regulator; protein product: MTDKSENAYKTIGEVAEILRLNSKKKGVFSTHTIRFWEKQFKQVKPKLLNSNRRYYDQKTIDILKKIKFLLKDQGMTIKGVKKILDNPDINDTLNLDEISNNSIRTSNFKNKVLKISKIVKNLKDYK